One genomic segment of Flavobacteriaceae bacterium includes these proteins:
- a CDS encoding SDR family oxidoreductase: MKKIQKLFSLQGKNVVVAGGAGQIGFAMVQILADAGAMIYIADIDSEMATEKIEKDTSLKDKVKVVKLDVSNSDSIAGFDKDLGGIPVHGLVNCFHFKGNTRKLDTTSNFFSGFEHYPEEAWNLVHDVNLKGSFLLSQKLLPKMKNNNASIVNISSTYGIVSANKSIYGTSGINSPVAYATSKAALINLTRYMATHLADEGIRVNCLSPGGVFNNQAEDFLKNYCDKTPLKRMAKAEDYQGAIVYLISSASSYMTGANLVVDGGWTAW, encoded by the coding sequence ATGAAAAAAATCCAGAAATTATTCTCTCTTCAAGGGAAAAATGTAGTAGTTGCAGGTGGTGCAGGGCAGATTGGTTTTGCTATGGTACAGATTCTGGCAGATGCAGGAGCTATGATTTACATTGCGGATATTGACAGTGAAATGGCAACAGAGAAGATAGAAAAAGATACAAGCTTAAAAGACAAAGTAAAAGTCGTAAAGCTCGATGTTTCTAACTCTGATTCAATTGCAGGGTTTGATAAAGATTTAGGAGGGATTCCTGTTCACGGTTTGGTCAATTGTTTTCACTTTAAAGGAAATACGAGGAAGCTGGATACAACATCCAATTTCTTCTCAGGCTTTGAACACTACCCCGAGGAAGCCTGGAATTTGGTACACGACGTAAATTTGAAAGGAAGTTTTTTACTGAGTCAGAAATTATTACCTAAGATGAAAAACAACAATGCTTCCATAGTAAATATTTCCTCTACCTATGGCATTGTGAGTGCAAACAAGAGTATTTACGGAACTTCCGGAATCAACTCGCCGGTAGCCTATGCTACCTCTAAAGCAGCATTGATCAATTTAACCAGATATATGGCAACTCATTTGGCTGACGAAGGCATTCGGGTAAATTGCCTAAGTCCGGGAGGTGTTTTTAACAATCAAGCAGAAGATTTCTTAAAGAATTACTGTGATAAAACCCCATTAAAAAGAATGGCAAAAGCAGAAGATTACCAGGGAGCAATAGTGTATCTGATAAGTAGTGCATCTTCATACATGACAGGTGCTAATTTAGTAGTTGACGGTGGGTGGACTGCCTGGTAA
- the wecC gene encoding UDP-N-acetyl-D-mannosamine dehydrogenase translates to MTTPEVVTIGLGYIGLPTSALIAQDKTYVHGVDINPKVVDTINRGKIHIVEPDLDKIVAEVVREGYFKASTKPVMAGVYLIVVPTPFKNDYEPDISFVEAATKAIIPLLKAEDLYIIESTSPIGTTEKMQQLIYRRRPELEGRLSMAYCPERVLPGNIIYELVHNDRVIGGINETSAQKAIEFYSQYVKGKLHATNARTAEMCKLVENSSRDVQIAFANELSLICDKAGIDVWELINLANKHPRVQILQPSSGVGGHCIAVDPYFIVSDYPVESKIIRTSRQVNSYKPLWCVEKIQNAKLQFELNHRRKPKTALMGLAFKPNIDDLRESPAEHIVHKILQSAGNEEHFIVEPNIKSHSVFELTDYHIAVEKADIIAFLVAHDEFKNVKIKDSQIVLDFCGV, encoded by the coding sequence ATGACGACCCCCGAAGTAGTTACCATAGGATTAGGATATATTGGCTTACCAACATCTGCCTTGATAGCACAAGATAAAACCTATGTTCATGGAGTGGATATCAATCCTAAGGTTGTAGATACGATTAATAGAGGGAAAATTCATATTGTAGAACCGGATCTGGACAAAATAGTAGCTGAAGTAGTAAGAGAAGGATATTTTAAGGCATCTACAAAACCTGTAATGGCAGGTGTATATTTAATTGTTGTTCCAACACCGTTTAAAAATGATTATGAGCCGGATATATCCTTTGTTGAAGCTGCAACTAAAGCAATTATCCCCTTGTTGAAAGCGGAAGATTTATATATCATTGAATCTACCTCTCCGATCGGAACTACCGAAAAAATGCAGCAACTCATTTACCGCCGAAGGCCGGAATTGGAAGGCAGATTATCTATGGCATATTGTCCTGAAAGAGTTTTACCCGGTAATATCATATATGAATTAGTTCATAATGACAGGGTGATAGGAGGTATCAATGAGACTTCAGCACAAAAAGCAATTGAATTTTATTCTCAATATGTAAAGGGAAAGTTACATGCTACCAATGCTCGTACTGCAGAAATGTGCAAATTAGTAGAAAATTCGTCGAGGGATGTACAAATAGCATTTGCTAATGAATTATCGTTAATTTGTGATAAAGCAGGGATTGATGTTTGGGAATTAATTAATTTGGCAAATAAACATCCAAGAGTACAGATTTTACAGCCAAGCTCTGGAGTTGGAGGGCATTGTATAGCTGTAGATCCCTATTTTATAGTTTCCGATTATCCGGTTGAATCTAAAATTATACGAACGTCAAGACAGGTAAATAGTTACAAACCTCTTTGGTGTGTTGAAAAAATACAAAATGCCAAATTGCAATTTGAGTTGAATCACAGAAGAAAACCAAAAACAGCATTAATGGGATTAGCTTTTAAGCCTAATATTGATGATTTAAGAGAATCTCCGGCGGAACATATTGTTCATAAAATATTACAGAGCGCAGGTAACGAGGAACATTTTATTGTTGAACCCAATATCAAATCTCATTCGGTATTTGAATTAACCGATTACCATATAGCTGTTGAAAAAGCAGATATTATTGCTTTTTTAGTAGCTCATGATGAGTTTAAAAATGTAAAAATAAAAGACTCGCAAATAGTTTTGGATTTTTGTGGAGTTTAA
- a CDS encoding HAD hydrolase family protein: MNNIRLFLTDIDGVWTDGGMYYDEKGNEYKKFNTSDSAGILFCRLISIHTGIITGENSMAVKKRAEKLKIEHCFLGIKDKVSIAEKLLEELRLNWNEVAYVGDDINDIELLKKVGLSASPVSASEYVKELVDWVIPVKGGDGVFRHFVEKYLKEQNLLEKVLAKYLKSKEFKQ, encoded by the coding sequence TTGAATAATATAAGGCTTTTTTTAACGGATATTGACGGAGTTTGGACCGATGGAGGAATGTACTATGATGAAAAAGGGAACGAATATAAAAAGTTCAATACTTCCGATAGTGCAGGAATCCTTTTCTGCAGATTGATAAGCATACATACGGGTATCATTACCGGAGAAAATAGCATGGCCGTAAAGAAAAGAGCAGAAAAATTAAAAATTGAACATTGCTTTCTGGGAATTAAAGATAAAGTTTCAATTGCTGAAAAATTATTGGAAGAGTTACGTTTAAACTGGAATGAGGTTGCCTATGTTGGAGATGATATCAACGATATTGAATTGTTAAAAAAAGTAGGTTTGAGTGCCAGTCCGGTAAGTGCTTCGGAATATGTAAAAGAATTGGTTGACTGGGTAATTCCTGTCAAAGGAGGTGATGGTGTTTTCAGACATTTTGTGGAGAAATACCTGAAAGAACAAAACCTGTTAGAAAAAGTCTTAGCTAAGTATTTGAAATCTAAAGAATTTAAGCAATGA
- a CDS encoding nucleotide sugar dehydrogenase encodes MSHIKIGVIGLGYVGLPLARLFATKYPVLGFDINKERIDELKSGIDSTLEVEDEVLQSVLVSDFSDRNGLYCSENLNDLKNCNYYIITVPTPVDKNNRPVLEPLISASKTVGKVLKKGDIVIYESTVYPGATEEDCVPILEKISGLTFNEDFFAGYSPERINPGDKEHTIEKIIKVTSGSTPETGKKVDTLYRSVIIVGTHLAPAIKVAEAAKVIENSQRDINIAFVNELAKIFNLMYINTHDVLKAAETKWNFLSFRPGLVGGHCIGVDPYYLAQKAQEYNYNPEIILAGRRMNDSMGSYVASEVIKLMIKKDIKIKNSNILVLGITFKENCPDVRNTGVVNVIRSLKEYTTTTTIFDPWANPEEVQEEYGLISTNEIPNSTFDAIIVAVAHDAFKSLDFLSLKKEHCIVYDVKNCLPSNVTDKVL; translated from the coding sequence ATGAGCCATATAAAAATAGGAGTTATTGGGTTAGGATATGTAGGTTTGCCTTTGGCGAGGCTTTTTGCAACCAAGTACCCTGTACTGGGATTTGATATCAACAAAGAAAGAATTGATGAATTAAAGTCGGGAATAGACAGTACATTGGAAGTAGAAGATGAAGTCTTACAATCCGTTTTAGTAAGTGATTTTTCTGACCGAAATGGGTTATACTGCTCGGAAAATTTAAATGATTTAAAGAATTGTAATTACTATATTATAACTGTTCCCACGCCGGTAGATAAGAATAACAGACCTGTGTTAGAGCCTTTAATTAGTGCGAGCAAAACAGTTGGTAAAGTTTTAAAAAAAGGAGATATTGTAATTTATGAATCTACGGTATATCCGGGAGCTACGGAAGAAGATTGTGTTCCTATTCTTGAAAAAATATCGGGGTTAACATTTAATGAAGATTTCTTTGCAGGATATTCTCCGGAGAGAATTAATCCGGGGGACAAAGAGCATACTATAGAAAAAATAATAAAAGTTACTTCCGGATCGACTCCTGAAACAGGAAAAAAAGTAGATACTTTATACAGATCGGTAATTATAGTAGGGACTCATCTGGCACCCGCTATAAAAGTTGCGGAAGCAGCAAAGGTTATTGAGAATTCCCAAAGGGACATCAATATTGCTTTTGTAAATGAGTTGGCTAAAATATTCAATTTGATGTATATCAATACCCATGATGTGCTTAAAGCGGCAGAAACCAAATGGAATTTTTTATCCTTCAGACCGGGCTTGGTAGGAGGGCATTGTATAGGGGTAGACCCCTATTATTTAGCACAAAAAGCACAAGAGTATAACTATAATCCGGAAATAATTTTAGCAGGGAGAAGAATGAATGATAGTATGGGTAGTTATGTAGCTTCTGAAGTCATTAAATTGATGATAAAAAAAGACATCAAGATTAAAAATTCAAACATTTTGGTATTGGGAATTACATTTAAAGAGAATTGTCCGGATGTGAGAAATACCGGTGTTGTAAATGTAATTAGATCACTTAAAGAATATACTACTACTACTACCATCTTTGACCCCTGGGCAAATCCGGAAGAGGTGCAAGAAGAGTATGGGTTGATTTCAACAAATGAAATTCCCAATTCAACATTTGATGCAATCATAGTAGCCGTTGCGCATGATGCATTTAAAAGCTTAGATTTTCTTTCGCTAAAAAAAGAACATTGTATTGTTTATGATGTTAAAAACTGTTTGCCATCAAACGTAACAGATAAAGTACTGTAA
- a CDS encoding UDP-N-acetylglucosamine 2-epimerase (non-hydrolyzing), producing the protein MRKNLIIFGTRPEAIKMAPLVKEFQKDTVHFETRVCVTAQHREMLDQVLDFFEITPDYDLNLMKPNQNLYDLTATIIQNLKPILEAYKPNYVFVHGDTTTTMAASIAGFYNGAKVCHVEAGLRTNNKLSPFPEEMNRQITGRLCDYHFAPTIKSKKNLLRENISQKTIIVTGNTVIDALLHSIHKVNETPSKLIRELDATIKNKELILVTGHRRENHGEGFERICKALKRIVQDNISRLIIYPVHLNPKVQEPVNRILKSVPNILLIDPLAYQDFIWLMNRSKLILTDSGGVQEEAPSLGKPVLVLRDTTERPEAVEAGTVVLVGTNEDLIVREALELLSNSQRFDSMSKLHNPYGDGKACARIVNFIKEI; encoded by the coding sequence ATGAGGAAGAATTTAATCATTTTTGGTACAAGACCGGAAGCTATCAAAATGGCTCCGTTAGTAAAAGAGTTCCAAAAAGATACAGTTCATTTTGAAACTAGAGTCTGTGTGACAGCCCAACATAGGGAAATGCTGGATCAGGTATTGGATTTTTTTGAAATCACACCGGATTATGATCTGAATTTGATGAAACCAAATCAAAATTTGTATGACTTAACAGCTACTATAATTCAGAATTTAAAACCTATACTGGAAGCATACAAACCTAATTATGTATTTGTTCATGGTGATACCACTACAACTATGGCAGCATCTATAGCAGGGTTTTATAACGGAGCAAAAGTATGTCATGTGGAAGCGGGATTAAGAACAAACAATAAACTCTCCCCTTTCCCCGAAGAAATGAATAGACAAATTACGGGACGTTTATGTGATTATCATTTTGCACCTACCATAAAATCAAAAAAAAATCTGTTACGAGAAAATATAAGTCAGAAAACCATTATCGTCACAGGAAATACGGTTATAGATGCATTGCTTCATAGTATTCATAAAGTAAATGAAACACCCAGTAAACTCATTAGAGAATTAGATGCTACAATTAAAAATAAAGAGTTAATTTTGGTCACCGGGCATCGCCGGGAAAATCACGGAGAAGGATTTGAAAGAATTTGTAAGGCTTTAAAACGAATAGTTCAAGATAATATAAGTAGACTAATTATTTATCCAGTTCACTTAAATCCTAAAGTACAAGAACCCGTAAATAGAATTTTAAAAAGTGTACCTAATATATTATTAATAGACCCATTAGCCTATCAAGATTTTATTTGGCTAATGAACCGATCCAAATTAATTCTTACTGATAGTGGAGGGGTACAAGAAGAAGCACCTAGTTTAGGGAAGCCAGTACTTGTATTAAGAGATACTACAGAAAGACCTGAAGCTGTAGAAGCAGGAACTGTTGTTCTGGTAGGTACAAATGAAGATTTAATAGTTAGAGAAGCATTAGAGCTTTTATCTAACTCACAAAGGTTCGATAGTATGTCAAAATTGCATAATCCTTATGGAGATGGAAAAGCTTGTGCCAGAATTGTAAACTTTATAAAAGAGATATGA
- a CDS encoding nucleotide sugar dehydrogenase — protein MKIAVIGTGYVGLVSGACFSEMGNRVVCMDTNEAKINKLQKGELPIYEPGLEAIIKKNLEQKTIFFTTSIQEAIDKAAIVFIAVGTPMGEDGAADLQYVLSVAKAIGENMSEELLIVDKSTVPVGTADKVKEVIQKELDTRKKAVKFHVVSNPEFLKEGDAINDFMKPDRVVIGADNNEAFDMMKQLYSPFFRTHDRFITMDIRSAEMTKYAANAMLATKISFINEIANICEKVGADANQVRVGIGSDRRIGYGFIYPGVGYGGSCFPKDVKALRKIAEDHHYSAELIGAVENVNNRQKFSIVNKIVERFGDNLEGKTFGIWGLAFKPGTDDMREAPSLYTIKELIKRGAKVKAYDPKANYEAKTFYLKGVDGVAYCDSKYEAVKHTEALILLTEWKEFRSPDFQEIKLQLNHPVIFDGRNQYNTFKLKEKGFEYYQIGKHTEK, from the coding sequence ATGAAAATAGCTGTTATAGGTACCGGTTATGTTGGTTTGGTTTCGGGAGCTTGTTTTTCTGAAATGGGGAATAGAGTGGTCTGTATGGATACGAATGAAGCTAAAATAAACAAATTGCAAAAAGGAGAGTTACCCATATATGAACCCGGTTTAGAAGCAATTATTAAAAAAAACCTAGAGCAAAAAACTATTTTTTTCACAACATCGATACAAGAAGCTATTGATAAGGCCGCTATTGTTTTTATAGCAGTGGGAACCCCTATGGGAGAAGATGGTGCTGCAGACTTACAGTATGTTTTGTCAGTGGCCAAAGCAATAGGAGAAAATATGAGTGAAGAATTGCTGATTGTTGATAAATCTACAGTTCCCGTTGGTACAGCAGACAAAGTAAAAGAAGTTATTCAAAAAGAATTAGATACAAGAAAAAAAGCAGTGAAATTTCATGTAGTTTCTAATCCTGAGTTTTTAAAAGAAGGAGATGCTATCAATGACTTTATGAAGCCGGATAGAGTAGTTATTGGAGCAGATAATAATGAAGCCTTTGATATGATGAAACAATTATATTCCCCATTTTTTAGGACACATGACCGATTTATAACTATGGATATACGCTCTGCGGAAATGACTAAATATGCTGCTAATGCAATGTTAGCAACAAAAATCTCATTTATAAATGAAATCGCGAACATTTGTGAAAAAGTAGGAGCAGATGCAAATCAAGTCAGAGTTGGTATTGGTTCTGATAGAAGGATTGGATATGGCTTTATTTATCCGGGTGTAGGTTATGGGGGGTCCTGTTTTCCAAAAGATGTAAAAGCATTGCGGAAAATTGCCGAAGATCATCATTATTCTGCTGAATTGATTGGAGCTGTTGAGAATGTTAATAATCGCCAAAAGTTTTCTATTGTTAATAAAATAGTTGAGCGATTTGGGGATAATTTAGAAGGAAAAACTTTTGGAATTTGGGGGCTGGCATTCAAACCAGGTACTGACGATATGAGAGAAGCGCCATCTCTTTATACAATTAAGGAACTGATTAAACGAGGCGCAAAAGTAAAAGCATATGACCCCAAAGCGAACTACGAGGCAAAAACTTTTTACTTAAAAGGGGTTGATGGAGTAGCATACTGTGATTCGAAATATGAAGCGGTAAAGCATACGGAAGCACTCATTCTATTGACAGAATGGAAAGAGTTTAGATCTCCTGATTTCCAGGAAATTAAACTGCAACTAAACCATCCGGTTATTTTTGACGGTAGGAACCAATACAATACATTCAAGTTGAAAGAAAAAGGATTTGAATATTATCAAATAGGAAAACATACAGAAAAATGA
- a CDS encoding SDR family NAD(P)-dependent oxidoreductase: protein MKASLTKKKILVTGGAGFIGSNLCEALLKLENKVVCLDNFSTGKEKNISHLLPDSNFTLVTGDIRNMEDCSTVIKEVDFVLHQAALGSVPRSIKDPVTSNEVNIGGFLNMLVAAREAGVKRFVYAASSSTYGASEELPKVEDKIGKPLSPYAITKYVNELYADVFAKTYGVETIGLRYFNVFGRKQDPEGTYAAVIPKFVSQLMSGKSPVINGDGTYSRDFTYIDNVIQANLLSLTANQEAINTVYNIAYGERNTLNDLVSYLKEFLTVYDSEIKNIEIIYGPKRSGDIPHSLASIHKAKRLLNYQPQFSLRNGLKEAIKWYWENL from the coding sequence GTGAAGGCAAGTTTAACCAAGAAAAAAATTTTAGTTACGGGAGGAGCTGGTTTTATTGGATCTAATCTCTGCGAAGCTTTACTAAAACTAGAAAATAAAGTAGTTTGTTTAGATAATTTTTCAACCGGTAAAGAGAAAAACATTTCTCACCTGTTACCCGACAGTAATTTTACATTAGTAACCGGTGACATAAGAAATATGGAAGATTGTTCAACGGTAATAAAAGAAGTTGATTTTGTATTACATCAGGCAGCTTTAGGCTCAGTCCCCAGATCCATAAAAGATCCGGTTACTTCTAATGAGGTTAACATAGGAGGTTTTTTGAATATGTTGGTTGCCGCAAGAGAAGCAGGAGTAAAAAGATTTGTTTATGCAGCAAGTTCTTCTACTTACGGAGCTTCGGAAGAGCTGCCAAAAGTAGAGGACAAAATAGGGAAACCGTTATCACCTTACGCAATTACAAAATATGTAAATGAGTTATATGCCGATGTGTTTGCAAAAACATACGGAGTAGAAACTATTGGATTGCGCTACTTTAATGTTTTTGGTAGAAAACAAGATCCGGAAGGAACTTATGCAGCGGTGATCCCGAAATTTGTAAGTCAACTTATGTCCGGTAAATCACCTGTGATTAATGGAGATGGAACATACTCCAGAGATTTTACCTATATAGACAACGTAATTCAGGCTAATTTACTGTCCTTAACAGCAAACCAAGAAGCCATTAATACCGTGTATAATATTGCCTATGGAGAACGGAATACATTGAACGATTTGGTAAGTTATTTGAAAGAGTTTTTAACAGTATATGATTCCGAAATTAAAAATATTGAAATTATTTACGGGCCCAAAAGATCCGGAGATATTCCGCATTCTTTGGCATCTATACATAAAGCGAAAAGATTATTAAACTATCAACCGCAATTCTCTCTACGGAACGGGTTGAAAGAAGCAATAAAATGGTATTGGGAAAACTTATAA
- a CDS encoding oxidoreductase translates to MKNFALIGAAGYVAPRHMKAIKDTNNHLVVALDKFDSVGILDSHFPKADFFVEFERFDRHIEKLKRNHISLDYVSICSPNYLHDAHIRMALRRGADAICEKPLVLNPWNVDALSDIEKESGKKINTILQLRLHPSILKLKEKIIIEAKKEKYDVDLTYITTRGNWYFSSWKGDESKSGGITTNIGVHFYDMLSWVFGNVQENIVHLKKPSKAAGFLEFEKARVRWFLSIEEQDLPKYIKEKNQRTFRNITINKEKVEFTDGFADLHTESYKEILSGKGFGLTDAKPSIEIINSIRNAPITVVNNLKHPLLLYR, encoded by the coding sequence ATGAAAAACTTTGCATTAATTGGTGCAGCAGGATATGTAGCACCCAGACATATGAAGGCTATAAAAGATACCAACAACCATTTGGTTGTGGCATTGGATAAATTTGATAGTGTAGGTATTTTGGATAGCCATTTTCCAAAAGCGGATTTTTTTGTGGAGTTTGAGCGGTTTGACAGGCATATAGAAAAGCTTAAAAGAAATCATATTTCATTAGATTATGTGAGTATTTGTTCGCCAAATTATTTACATGATGCTCATATACGGATGGCATTGAGAAGAGGAGCAGATGCTATTTGCGAAAAGCCTCTGGTTTTAAACCCCTGGAATGTTGATGCGTTATCAGATATTGAAAAAGAATCAGGAAAAAAAATAAATACCATTTTACAATTAAGATTGCATCCAAGCATTTTAAAACTTAAAGAAAAAATTATAATAGAAGCAAAGAAAGAAAAATATGATGTAGATTTAACATACATAACTACCAGAGGAAATTGGTATTTTTCTTCGTGGAAAGGAGATGAAAGTAAGTCGGGAGGAATCACAACCAATATAGGAGTTCATTTTTATGATATGCTTTCCTGGGTTTTTGGAAATGTACAGGAAAATATAGTACATTTGAAAAAACCGTCAAAGGCTGCCGGATTTTTAGAGTTTGAAAAAGCCAGAGTACGTTGGTTTCTATCTATAGAAGAGCAAGATTTACCCAAATATATTAAAGAAAAAAATCAAAGGACTTTTAGGAACATAACAATAAATAAAGAAAAAGTTGAATTTACCGACGGGTTTGCAGATTTACATACGGAAAGCTACAAGGAGATATTATCCGGAAAGGGTTTTGGTTTAACAGATGCAAAACCCTCTATTGAAATAATCAATAGTATAAGGAATGCTCCTATTACTGTAGTAAATAATTTAAAACACCCCCTTTTATTGTATAGATGA
- a CDS encoding DUF4910 domain-containing protein: protein MRNKIEKYFDRLWPINRSLTGKGNRKSLQILSEIIPLEIKEIPSGSKCFDWTVPPEWNVKEAWIKDEKGNEIINFKENNLHLLGYSEPFESLLTYNELKEHLYTIPHQPDLIPYMTSYYNRRWGFCLSHNEFEKLDKSVKYQIKIDSKFDKNGFMTISDLILRGKTDEEVLFTTYICHPSLANNELSGPLVTAFIYNQLKDKDLYYTYRFVFVPETIGSIYYLSMNGDYLKEKLVAGFVVTCIGDDGNFTYKKSRRGNALSDRAVKTVLSQTEEDYTILNYTPIGSEERQYCSPGLNLPVGSLMRTMYGVYPEYHTSADNKGFISFDAMEKSVMKYLEIVHLIENNKKYINLFPYCEPRLGKRGLYPTIGSQKEKELEVKAMMWILNLADGKHDLIDIIESSKIDYQVMIKIAKNLLINRIIK from the coding sequence ATGAGAAATAAAATTGAAAAGTATTTTGATCGCTTATGGCCTATTAACCGGAGTCTCACGGGAAAAGGGAATAGAAAATCTCTGCAAATACTTTCGGAGATTATACCTTTGGAAATTAAAGAAATACCTTCAGGGTCAAAATGCTTTGATTGGACAGTTCCTCCTGAATGGAATGTTAAAGAAGCATGGATAAAAGATGAAAAAGGAAATGAAATTATAAACTTTAAGGAAAATAATTTACATCTGCTGGGGTATTCCGAACCCTTTGAAAGTTTGCTTACTTACAATGAACTGAAAGAGCATTTGTATACTATACCGCATCAGCCTGATTTAATTCCCTATATGACATCATACTACAATAGAAGGTGGGGGTTTTGTTTATCGCATAATGAATTTGAGAAATTAGATAAATCTGTAAAATATCAAATAAAAATTGATTCAAAATTTGATAAAAATGGATTTATGACAATCTCAGATTTGATTTTAAGAGGAAAAACAGACGAAGAAGTTTTATTTACAACCTATATTTGTCACCCTTCTTTAGCAAATAATGAGTTATCAGGTCCTTTAGTTACAGCATTTATATACAACCAATTAAAAGATAAAGATTTATACTATACTTACAGGTTTGTTTTTGTGCCGGAAACTATTGGAAGTATTTATTACCTTTCTATGAATGGCGATTATCTTAAAGAAAAATTAGTAGCCGGATTTGTAGTGACGTGTATTGGAGATGACGGTAATTTCACTTACAAAAAAAGCAGGAGAGGAAATGCTTTATCAGATAGAGCAGTAAAAACTGTATTAAGTCAGACTGAAGAAGATTATACTATATTAAATTACACTCCCATAGGATCGGAAGAAAGGCAGTACTGTTCACCGGGGTTAAATCTTCCTGTAGGATCTCTTATGCGTACCATGTATGGTGTTTATCCTGAGTACCATACTTCTGCTGACAACAAAGGGTTTATTAGTTTTGATGCAATGGAAAAGTCTGTAATGAAATATTTAGAAATAGTTCATTTGATAGAGAACAACAAAAAATATATAAATCTGTTCCCATATTGTGAACCACGACTTGGAAAAAGAGGTTTGTACCCCACTATAGGTTCTCAAAAGGAAAAAGAATTAGAAGTAAAAGCTATGATGTGGATATTAAATTTGGCTGATGGAAAACATGACTTGATCGATATTATTGAGTCAAGTAAAATAGATTATCAAGTAATGATAAAAATTGCTAAAAATTTATTAATAAATAGAATCATTAAATAA